In Pseudomonas nunensis, a single window of DNA contains:
- a CDS encoding SfnB family sulfur acquisition oxidoreductase → MTLSHHVAVITSDEQALIVASDLAEDFKRDSALRDRERRLPHPELEVFSRSGLWGISVPKEYGGAGVSNVTLAKVIALIAQADGSLGQIPQNHFYALEVLRVNGSDAQKKRLYAEVLAGQRFGNALAELGTKTAHDRVTSLTRDGDGYRINGRKFYATGAIYAQRIPTSVVDENGVQQLAFVPRDSKGLTVIDDWSGFGQRTTGSGSVVFEDVYVAAEDVIPFQSAFERPTTVGPLAQILHAAIDTGIARAAYEDALHFVRTKTRPWIDATHEKAIDDPLSIKSFGHLAIRLHATEALLERSGEFLDKAQAEMNAETVAAASIAVAEARAISTEISLAAGTTLFELAGSQATLIEHGLDRHWRNARVHTLHDPVRWKYHAVGNYYLNDENPPLRGTI, encoded by the coding sequence ATGACTCTTTCTCACCACGTCGCGGTCATAACCAGCGATGAGCAAGCCCTGATCGTCGCCAGTGACCTGGCCGAAGATTTCAAACGCGACAGCGCCCTGCGCGACCGCGAACGCCGTTTGCCGCACCCGGAACTGGAAGTGTTTTCCCGCTCGGGCCTCTGGGGCATCAGCGTGCCAAAAGAATACGGCGGCGCTGGCGTGTCCAACGTCACCCTGGCCAAAGTCATTGCCCTGATCGCACAGGCCGACGGCTCCCTCGGACAAATCCCGCAGAACCATTTCTACGCCCTCGAAGTGCTGCGTGTGAACGGCAGCGACGCGCAGAAGAAACGCCTGTACGCCGAAGTCCTGGCCGGCCAGCGCTTCGGCAATGCCCTCGCCGAGCTCGGCACCAAAACCGCCCATGACCGCGTCACCAGCCTGACCCGCGACGGCGACGGCTATCGCATCAACGGTCGCAAGTTCTACGCCACCGGCGCGATCTATGCCCAGCGCATACCGACGTCAGTCGTGGATGAAAACGGCGTACAGCAACTGGCCTTCGTGCCTCGCGACAGCAAAGGCCTGACGGTGATCGACGACTGGAGCGGCTTCGGCCAGCGCACCACCGGCAGCGGTTCGGTGGTGTTCGAAGACGTCTACGTTGCCGCCGAAGACGTGATCCCGTTTCAAAGCGCTTTCGAGCGCCCGACCACCGTCGGCCCGTTGGCGCAGATTCTTCACGCCGCCATCGACACCGGCATTGCCCGCGCGGCTTACGAAGATGCCCTGCATTTCGTGCGCACCAAGACCCGGCCATGGATCGACGCGACCCACGAAAAAGCCATCGACGACCCGCTGAGCATCAAGAGCTTCGGCCACTTGGCGATTCGCTTGCACGCCACCGAAGCACTGCTGGAACGCTCCGGCGAATTCCTCGACAAAGCCCAGGCCGAGATGAACGCCGAAACCGTGGCAGCCGCCTCGATTGCCGTCGCCGAAGCCCGGGCCATCAGCACCGAAATCTCCCTCGCCGCTGGCACCACGCTGTTCGAACTGGCCGGCAGCCAGGCAACCCTGATCGAACACGGTCTGGATCGCCACTGGCGCAACGCTCGCGTGCACACGCTGCACGACCCGGTGCGCTGGAAGTATCACGCGGTCGGCAATTACTACCTCAACGATGAAAACCCGCCACTGCGGGGGACCATCTGA
- a CDS encoding SfnB family sulfur acquisition oxidoreductase → MSSLAEATIQSDLDIAPLLLPAQVLRNDAQAIKAAHELAQTARLQAAKRDQQRKLPWSEIEQFTRSGLGSIAIPREYGGPQVSFVTIADVFAIISAADPALGQIPQNQFGILNLVLGSATESQKKQLFKSVLEGWRIGNAGPERGTKNTLELKARITADGDGFVISGQKFYSTGALFAHWVAVKALNDDGKQVLAFVRRGTPGLRIVDDWSGFGQRTTASGTILLNNVRVDAELVVDNWKINDSPNIQGAVSQLIQAAIDAGIARGAIDDAIEFVKTRARPWIDAKVERASDDLYVIADIGKLKIELHAAEALLRKAGKVLDQVNAAPLTAESAARASIAVAEAKVLTTEIALLASEKLFELAGSRATLAEFNLDRHWRNARVHTLHDPVRWKYYAVGTYHLNGTLPARHSWI, encoded by the coding sequence ATGTCCAGTCTGGCAGAAGCCACCATCCAGAGTGATCTGGATATCGCCCCCCTGTTGTTGCCCGCGCAGGTTTTGCGCAACGACGCACAAGCCATCAAGGCTGCCCATGAGCTGGCGCAGACCGCCCGCCTGCAAGCGGCCAAACGTGATCAGCAGCGCAAGCTGCCGTGGTCGGAAATCGAACAGTTCACCCGCAGCGGCCTGGGCAGCATTGCCATCCCGCGCGAGTACGGTGGCCCGCAGGTTTCCTTTGTGACCATCGCTGATGTCTTCGCGATCATTTCCGCGGCGGATCCGGCACTCGGGCAGATCCCGCAGAACCAGTTCGGCATCCTGAACCTGGTGCTGGGCAGCGCTACGGAATCGCAGAAAAAACAGCTGTTCAAAAGCGTGCTCGAAGGCTGGCGCATCGGCAATGCCGGGCCAGAACGCGGCACCAAGAACACCCTCGAACTCAAGGCGCGCATTACCGCTGACGGTGACGGTTTTGTCATCAGCGGCCAGAAGTTTTACTCCACCGGCGCACTGTTCGCGCACTGGGTGGCGGTCAAGGCGTTGAACGATGACGGCAAGCAAGTGCTCGCCTTCGTCCGCCGTGGCACGCCGGGTTTGCGCATCGTGGATGACTGGTCCGGTTTCGGCCAGCGCACCACCGCCAGCGGCACCATTTTGCTCAACAACGTGCGGGTCGACGCCGAGCTGGTGGTGGATAACTGGAAGATCAACGACAGCCCGAACATCCAGGGCGCTGTGTCGCAATTGATTCAAGCAGCCATCGACGCCGGCATCGCGCGCGGTGCCATCGATGACGCCATCGAATTCGTCAAAACCCGCGCCCGGCCATGGATCGACGCCAAGGTCGAACGGGCCAGCGATGACCTGTACGTGATCGCCGACATCGGCAAACTGAAAATCGAACTGCACGCCGCCGAAGCGCTGCTGCGCAAGGCCGGGAAAGTGCTCGATCAGGTCAACGCCGCGCCGCTCACCGCCGAGTCCGCTGCCCGCGCTTCGATTGCGGTGGCCGAAGCCAAAGTGCTGACCACCGAGATCGCATTGCTGGCCAGCGAAAAACTCTTCGAACTCGCCGGCAGCCGCGCCACCCTCGCCGAATTCAACCTCGATCGTCACTGGCGCAACGCCCGCGTGCACACCCTGCACGACCCCGTTCGCTGGAAGTACTACGCCGTCGGCACCTATCACCTCAACGGCACGCTACCCGCTCGCCACTCCTGGATTTAA